Proteins encoded within one genomic window of Glycine soja cultivar W05 chromosome 1, ASM419377v2, whole genome shotgun sequence:
- the LOC114412492 gene encoding pectinesterase PPME1-like, with protein MASRTICFTIQVTLVVAFLTTKVVLSDDTVPIPANKAQLGEWYNTNVGPLDQRKSTMDPALVTAEEGAKVVKVMQDGSGEFKTITDAIKSIPSGNTKRVIIYIGAGNYNEKIKIEKTKPFVTLYGVPEKMPNLTFGGTAQQYGTVDSATLIVESDYFVAANIMISNTAPRPDPKTPGGQAVALRISGDKAAFYNCKMYGFQDTICDDRNRHFFKDCLIQGTMDYIFGSGKSLYVSTELRTLGDNGITVIVAQARKSETEDNAYSFVHCDVTGTGTGTFLGRAWMSHPRVVFAYSNMSDIVNKLGWSNNNHPEHDKTVRFGEYQNSGPGADPKGRATITKQLSETEVKPYITLAMIEGSKWLLPPPTPRV; from the exons ATGGCTTCAAGAACTATATGTTTTACCATTCAAGTGACTCTTGTAGTAGCTTTTCTAACAACAAAGGTTGTTTTATCTGATGACACTGTGCCAATTCCCGCGAACAAAGCACAATTAGGTGAATGGTATAATACTAATGTGGGGCCTTTAGATCAAAGAAAGAGCACCATGGACCCAGCATTGGTGACTGCTGAAGAAGGCGCTAAGGTTGTAAAGGTGATGCAAGATGGCAGTGGGGAATTCAAGACCATCACTGATGCCATTAAAAGTATACCTAGTGGGAACACTAAGCGTGTAATTATTTACATTGGAGCTGGAAATTATAATgagaaaatcaaaattgagAAGACAAAGCCTTTTGTCACCTTGTATGGGGTACCAGAGAAAATGCCAAACTTGACTTTTGGGGGCACTGCACAACAATATGGCACTGTTGATAGTGCTACATTGATTGTTGAATCAGATTATTTTGTGGCAGCTAACATCATGATCTCG AACACTGCACCGAGACCTGATCCAAAAACGCCAGGAGGTCAAGCAGTGGCATTGCGTATTTCGGGTGACAAAGCAGCATTTTATAATTGCAAGATGTATGGATTCCAGGACACAATTTGCGATGATAGGAATAGACATTTTTTCAAAGACTGCTTAATTCAAGGCACCATGGATTATATTTTTGGAAGTGGGAAGTCACTATATGTG AGTACTGAGTTAAGAACGCTTGGCGACAATGGGATTACTGTTATAGTGGCACAAGCAAGGAAAAGCGAGACAGAGGACAATGCCTACTCATTTGTACATTGTGACGTTACTGGAACTGGGACTGGCACTTTCTTGGGGAGAGCATGGATGTCTCATCCTAGAGTGGTCTTTGCATACAGCAACATGAGTGACATTGTAAATAAATTAGGGTGGAGTAACAACAATCACCCTGAACATGACAA AACTGTTCGTTTTGGAGAGTATCAGAACTCGGGACCTGGTGCAGACCCCAAAGGGCGTGCTACTATAACTAAGCAACTAAGTGAAACGGAGGTCAAACCTTACATAACACTTGCGATGATTGAAGGCTCCAAATGGCTACTTCCTCCTCCAACTCCCAGGGTTTAA